The following are from one region of the Aptenodytes patagonicus unplaced genomic scaffold, bAptPat1.pri.cur scaffold_92, whole genome shotgun sequence genome:
- the LOC143173508 gene encoding maestro heat-like repeat-containing protein family member 7 has translation MRQLLLCADIGTEEFAALYKAQRYLRHPSPVMLSLVLRGLITLSETPETARKIPVLLPDIMETLQDANADVKMKALVLLRNMMGHMKREEASVIALQLAEKLLPLFDDVSSQVRELSISFFEGVMKTVVGRNVKQMKKKVQRVLLPLFLHMNDQIESVAKVHR, from the exons ATGCGACAG ctgctgctctgcgccgacattggaacagaggagtttgctgccctgtacaaagcccagaggtacctgaggcatccaagcccggtgatgctctcgctggtgctgaggggcctcatcacgctttcagagacacccgagacg gcaagaaaaataccggtcctgctgccagacatcatggagaccctgcaggatgccaacgctgatgtcaagatgaaggccctggtactcctcaggaacatgatgggtcacatgaagagggaggaggccagcgtcatcgctctgcagctggcggagaagctcctgcccctctttgatgat gtgtccagccaggtgcgggagctctccatcagcttctttGAAGGCGTGATGAAGACCGTGGTGGGGAGAAACgtgaaacagatgaagaagaaagtgcagagggtcctgctcccgctctttctccacatgaacgACCAGATCGAGAGCGTGGCGAAG gttcatcggtga
- the LOC143173509 gene encoding olfactory receptor 14C36-like has product MSNGSSITQFLLLAFADTRELQLLTFWLFLGIYLAALLGNGLIITAVACDHRLHTPMYFFLLSLSLLDLGSISTTLPKAMANSLWDTRAISYQGCAAQLFLFVFFISAEYFLLTVMAYDRYVAICKPLHYGTLLGSRACAHMAAAAWGSGFLHALLHTANTFSLPLCRGNALDQFFCEIPHILKLSCSDSYLREVGLLVVTACLLFGCFVFLVVSYVQIFRAVLRIPSEQGRHKAFSTCLPHLAVVSLFLSTGMFAYLKPPSISSPSLDLVVSFLYSVVPPAVNPLIYSMRNKEIKDALHKLCEHGLLQHQ; this is encoded by the coding sequence atgtccaatggcagctccatcacccagttcctcctcctggcattcgcagacacgcgggagctgcagctcttgaccttctggctcttcctgggcatctacctggctgccctcctgggcaacggcctcatcatcaccgccgtagcctgcgaccaccgcctccacacccccatgtacttcttcctcctcagcctctccctcctcgacctgggctccatctccaccactctccccaaagccatggccaattccctctgggacaccagggccatctcctaccaagggtgtgctgcccagctctttttatttgtcttttttatctcagctgagtatttccttctcaccgtcatggcctacgaccgctacgttgccatctgcaaacccctgcactacgggaccctgctgggcagcagagcttgtgcccacatggcagcagctgcctggggcagtgggtttctccatgctctgctgcacacggccaatacattttcactcccactctgccgaggcaatgccctggaccagttcttctgtgaaatcccccacatcctcaagctctcctgctcagactcctacctcagggaggttgggcttcttgtggttaCTGCCTGTTTACTCTTcggctgttttgttttccttgtggtgtcctatgtgcagatcttcagggccgtgctgaggatcccctcggagcagggacggcacaaagccttttccacgtgcctccctcacctggccgtggtctccctgtttctcagcactggcatgtttgcctacctgaagcccccctccatctcctccccatccctggacctggtggtgtcgtttctgtactcggtggtgcctccagcagtgaaccccctcatctacagcatgaggaacaaggagatcaaggatgccctgcacaaactctgtgaacacggactactgcagcatcaataa